The Saccharomonospora glauca K62 genome has a segment encoding these proteins:
- the rpe gene encoding ribulose-phosphate 3-epimerase, translated as MIAPSILSADFASLGTEIDAVAGAGDGRADWVHVDVMDGHFVPNLTIGLPVVESLLKRTDLPLDCHLMIEDPDRWAPGYAEAGAHNVTVHVEAARDPVMIAKDIRAAGAKAGLSIKPNTPLEDHLDTLRHYDTLLVMSVEPGFGGQSFIPEVLDKVRTARRLVDTGHLTLVVEIDGGINTDTIEQAAEAGVDCFVAGSAVYGADDPARAVAALRERARAARTR; from the coding sequence ATGATCGCTCCCAGCATCCTGTCCGCCGACTTCGCGAGCCTCGGCACGGAGATCGACGCTGTCGCCGGGGCCGGCGACGGTCGCGCCGACTGGGTGCACGTGGACGTGATGGACGGCCACTTCGTCCCCAACCTCACCATCGGGCTTCCCGTGGTGGAGTCGCTGCTGAAGCGTACGGACCTTCCGCTCGACTGCCACCTCATGATCGAGGACCCCGACCGTTGGGCACCCGGATACGCGGAGGCGGGCGCCCACAACGTCACGGTCCACGTCGAGGCCGCTCGTGACCCGGTGATGATCGCCAAGGACATCCGTGCGGCGGGCGCGAAGGCCGGGCTGTCGATCAAGCCGAACACGCCGCTCGAGGACCACCTGGACACACTGCGGCACTACGACACGTTGCTCGTGATGTCCGTGGAGCCCGGTTTCGGGGGACAGTCGTTCATTCCCGAGGTGCTCGACAAGGTGCGCACCGCGCGCCGCCTGGTCGACACGGGCCACCTGACGTTGGTGGTGGAGATCGACGGCGGCATCAACACCGACACCATCGAGCAGGCCGCGGAGGCCGGGGTCGACTGCTTCGTCGCCGGGTCCGCGGTGTACGGCGCGGACGATCCGGCGCGGGCCGTCGCGGCCCTGCGGGAGCGCGCGAGGGCGGCCCGCACGCGGTGA
- a CDS encoding RsmB/NOP family class I SAM-dependent RNA methyltransferase, with protein sequence MTGERRGPRHGQRGQRGRRPAPRKQGPRKPPVHDPARRAAFDVLRAVSERDAYANLALPELLRQRRITGRDAALATELTYGTARATGLLDAVLARCVDRPLDTVDSLARDALRLGVYQLLRTRIPRHAAVASTVDLVREDAGSRIAGFVNAVLRRVSEKDERQWLEELESDISDPLARLALRTSHPRWIARAFAEALGDTGDELRAALEADDARPAVHLLAKPGQISADELAAITGGEVAPYSPYGVHLPSGGGDLADSEVLTEGLATVQDEGSQLVSVAAATAPVTDGKDERWLDLCAGPGGKTVVLGCLAQVSGATVDAVEVAEHRARLVREATEELPVTVHVADGRDPGLDAGYDRILVDAPCSGLGALRRRPEARWRKQPGDIAQLTQLQSELLASAYRLVRPGGVVTYVVCSPHLAETEGIVAEAARRGDAEILDARELFPGVPGLGDGPYVQLWPHRHGTDAMFCAVTRKR encoded by the coding sequence ATGACCGGTGAGCGGCGAGGACCCCGCCACGGACAGCGTGGCCAGCGCGGACGCCGTCCCGCGCCTCGGAAGCAGGGGCCGCGCAAGCCCCCGGTGCACGATCCGGCGCGGCGAGCCGCGTTCGACGTCCTGCGCGCGGTGAGCGAACGCGACGCCTACGCCAACCTGGCGCTTCCGGAGTTGTTGCGGCAGCGGCGCATCACCGGTCGGGACGCGGCGTTGGCCACCGAACTCACCTACGGCACGGCGAGGGCCACCGGCCTGCTCGACGCGGTACTGGCCCGCTGTGTGGACCGACCACTGGACACAGTGGACTCTCTGGCCCGTGACGCGCTGCGACTCGGGGTGTACCAACTGCTGCGGACCCGCATTCCCCGCCACGCCGCCGTGGCATCCACTGTGGACCTCGTGCGGGAGGACGCCGGCTCCAGGATCGCGGGTTTCGTCAACGCGGTGCTGCGCCGGGTGTCCGAGAAGGACGAACGGCAGTGGCTGGAGGAGCTGGAGTCCGACATCTCCGACCCGCTGGCCCGCCTGGCGCTGCGCACGTCGCATCCCCGGTGGATCGCGCGCGCATTCGCGGAGGCGCTCGGCGATACGGGCGACGAGTTGCGCGCGGCCCTGGAGGCCGACGACGCGCGTCCCGCCGTGCACCTGCTGGCCAAGCCCGGACAGATCAGCGCCGACGAGCTGGCCGCCATCACCGGCGGTGAGGTGGCGCCCTACTCGCCCTACGGCGTGCACCTGCCCTCCGGCGGCGGCGACCTCGCCGACTCCGAGGTCCTCACCGAGGGACTCGCCACGGTGCAGGACGAGGGCAGTCAGTTGGTGTCCGTGGCCGCCGCCACCGCACCCGTGACGGACGGGAAGGACGAGCGCTGGCTCGACCTGTGCGCCGGTCCGGGAGGCAAGACCGTGGTGTTGGGCTGCCTCGCGCAGGTGTCGGGCGCGACGGTGGACGCCGTGGAGGTGGCCGAGCACCGGGCCCGGCTCGTGCGCGAGGCCACGGAGGAGTTGCCCGTCACCGTGCACGTCGCCGACGGCCGGGACCCCGGACTCGACGCGGGGTACGACCGGATTCTCGTGGACGCGCCGTGTAGCGGACTGGGTGCGCTGCGTCGCAGGCCCGAGGCTCGATGGCGCAAGCAGCCCGGCGACATCGCCCAGCTCACGCAGCTCCAGAGCGAGTTGCTCGCCTCGGCGTACCGGCTGGTGCGTCCCGGCGGGGTGGTGACGTACGTGGTGTGTTCCCCGCACCTGGCCGAGACCGAGGGCATCGTCGCGGAGGCCGCGCGGCGTGGTGACGCCGAGATCCTCGACGCGCGCGAGCTGTTCCCCGGCGTACCGGGACTCGGGGACGGGCCGTACGTGCAGTTGTGGCCCCACCGACACGGCACGGACGCGATGTTCTGCGCGGTGACCCGCAAACGCTGA